The Aphis gossypii isolate Hap1 chromosome 3, ASM2018417v2, whole genome shotgun sequence genome includes a region encoding these proteins:
- the LOC114120922 gene encoding tRNA-specific adenosine deaminase 1 isoform X2, translating to MAKCYENFADRVAGLCLEKFDQLPGKGKPMSGKEWTLLSGVVQVIDDLGPPKVVSLATGTKCIGAGKLCDKGTVINDSHAEVLARRALLRYFIQEIESAHKSRPSIFVHAEAALEDDDCSSENRLVTGSPMKLRPGVSFHFFSSHTPCGDASIFPKDGGKRMAVDGNGIEPDAKRRKTNDNDNANDIHRTGAKCLSVETRQDPRLPGAAYHAVGAVRTKPGRGDRTLSVSCSDKLLRWCSSGIQGALLSLFVEPVYLSSLTIGGGCPYSESALRRAVIERANYSDDEDARSPSIPPLRLARSALEFEYAKHRVAIDCKPCPSSVVWWEDDYGDGVVGGTNVSGGRHEVLVNGRKQGATKKAVDGKATGSSALCKKSLIDACRHLLANDRDITYAQIKLQATSYRDRWTAVRRRLGFWTVKPEGLSDFT from the exons atgGCCAAGTGC TACGAAAACTTCGCTGACCGGGTAGCTGGTTTATGTCTAGAGAAATTTGATCAGCTGCCGGGCAAAGGCAAACCGATGTCCGGTAAAGAGTGGACGCTCTTGTCCGGCGTTGTACAAGTAATTGATGACTTGGGTCCGCCGAAAGTCGTCTCACTGGCCACTGGCACTAAGTGTATTGGCGCCGGTAAGCTCTGCGATAAAGGCACTGTGATCAACGATAGTCATGCCGAG GTTTTGGCGCGCAGAGCTCTGTTGCGGTATTTCATCCAGGAAATCGAATCTGCTCACAAAAGCCGTCCGTCAATATTCGTGCATGCAGAAGCAGCACTTGAAGATGATGATTGTAGCTCAGAAAATCGTTTGGTTACCGGTAGTCCTATGAAGTTGCGACCCGGTGTGTCTTTTCACTTTTTCTCTAGTCACACGCCGTGTGGCGACGCGTCGATATTTCCAAAAGACGGAGGCAAACGGATGGCAGTGGATGGCAACGGCATAGAACCGGACGCAAAAAGACGGAAAACCAACGACAATGACAATGCCAATGACATACACAGGACAGGAGCTAAATGTCTGAGCGTAGAGACCAGGCAGGACCCTCGACTTCCAGGCGCGGCGTATCACGCAGTCGGAGCGGTCCGAACCAAGCCGGGTCGAGGAGACCGAACACTATCCGTCTCGTGTAGCGACAAATTGCTTAGGTGGTGCTCGTCGGGTATACAg ggAGCCTTGTTGTCACTGTTCGTCGAACCGGTATACTTGTCGTCGCTGACTATTGGCGGTGGTTGTCCGTACTCTGAATCGGCCTTACGTCGGGCCGTTATCGAAAGGGCAAACTACTCCGACGACGAAGACGCTCGATCGCCGTCAATCCCACCGCTACGGCTGGCGCGTTCTGCTTTGGAGTTCGAATACGCCAAACACCGAGTAGCCATAGACTGTAAGCCATGTCCGTCTAGTGTGGTATGGTGGGAAGACGATTACGGTGATGGAGTGGTAGGAGGCACGAACGTGTCAGGCGG TCGTCACGAAGTGTTGGTGAACGGTCGCAAACAGGGCGCGACGAAAAAGGCAGTAGACGGAAAGGCAACTGGTTCTTCAGCGCTGTGCAAAAAGTCGCTGATCGACGCGTGCCGGCATTTGTTGGCTAATGATAGAGATATCACTTACGCTCAGATAAAGTTACAGGCTACATCGTATCGTGATCGATGGACAGCTGTTAGGCGTCGGTTAGGTTTCTGGACGGTTAAACCAGAAGGTTTATCGGACTTTACGTGA
- the LOC114120922 gene encoding tRNA-specific adenosine deaminase 1 isoform X3 has protein sequence MQYENFADRVAGLCLEKFDQLPGKGKPMSGKEWTLLSGVVQVIDDLGPPKVVSLATGTKCIGAGKLCDKGTVINDSHAEVLARRALLRYFIQEIESAHKSRPSIFVHAEAALEDDDCSSENRLVTGSPMKLRPGVSFHFFSSHTPCGDASIFPKDGGKRMAVDGNGIEPDAKRRKTNDNDNANDIHRTGAKCLSVETRQDPRLPGAAYHAVGAVRTKPGRGDRTLSVSCSDKLLRWCSSGIQGALLSLFVEPVYLSSLTIGGGCPYSESALRRAVIERANYSDDEDARSPSIPPLRLARSALEFEYAKHRVAIDCKPCPSSVVWWEDDYGDGVVGGTNVSGGRHEVLVNGRKQGATKKAVDGKATGSSALCKKSLIDACRHLLANDRDITYAQIKLQATSYRDRWTAVRRRLGFWTVKPEGLSDFT, from the exons ATG CAGTACGAAAACTTCGCTGACCGGGTAGCTGGTTTATGTCTAGAGAAATTTGATCAGCTGCCGGGCAAAGGCAAACCGATGTCCGGTAAAGAGTGGACGCTCTTGTCCGGCGTTGTACAAGTAATTGATGACTTGGGTCCGCCGAAAGTCGTCTCACTGGCCACTGGCACTAAGTGTATTGGCGCCGGTAAGCTCTGCGATAAAGGCACTGTGATCAACGATAGTCATGCCGAG GTTTTGGCGCGCAGAGCTCTGTTGCGGTATTTCATCCAGGAAATCGAATCTGCTCACAAAAGCCGTCCGTCAATATTCGTGCATGCAGAAGCAGCACTTGAAGATGATGATTGTAGCTCAGAAAATCGTTTGGTTACCGGTAGTCCTATGAAGTTGCGACCCGGTGTGTCTTTTCACTTTTTCTCTAGTCACACGCCGTGTGGCGACGCGTCGATATTTCCAAAAGACGGAGGCAAACGGATGGCAGTGGATGGCAACGGCATAGAACCGGACGCAAAAAGACGGAAAACCAACGACAATGACAATGCCAATGACATACACAGGACAGGAGCTAAATGTCTGAGCGTAGAGACCAGGCAGGACCCTCGACTTCCAGGCGCGGCGTATCACGCAGTCGGAGCGGTCCGAACCAAGCCGGGTCGAGGAGACCGAACACTATCCGTCTCGTGTAGCGACAAATTGCTTAGGTGGTGCTCGTCGGGTATACAg ggAGCCTTGTTGTCACTGTTCGTCGAACCGGTATACTTGTCGTCGCTGACTATTGGCGGTGGTTGTCCGTACTCTGAATCGGCCTTACGTCGGGCCGTTATCGAAAGGGCAAACTACTCCGACGACGAAGACGCTCGATCGCCGTCAATCCCACCGCTACGGCTGGCGCGTTCTGCTTTGGAGTTCGAATACGCCAAACACCGAGTAGCCATAGACTGTAAGCCATGTCCGTCTAGTGTGGTATGGTGGGAAGACGATTACGGTGATGGAGTGGTAGGAGGCACGAACGTGTCAGGCGG TCGTCACGAAGTGTTGGTGAACGGTCGCAAACAGGGCGCGACGAAAAAGGCAGTAGACGGAAAGGCAACTGGTTCTTCAGCGCTGTGCAAAAAGTCGCTGATCGACGCGTGCCGGCATTTGTTGGCTAATGATAGAGATATCACTTACGCTCAGATAAAGTTACAGGCTACATCGTATCGTGATCGATGGACAGCTGTTAGGCGTCGGTTAGGTTTCTGGACGGTTAAACCAGAAGGTTTATCGGACTTTACGTGA
- the LOC114120922 gene encoding tRNA-specific adenosine deaminase 1 isoform X4 — MYENFADRVAGLCLEKFDQLPGKGKPMSGKEWTLLSGVVQVIDDLGPPKVVSLATGTKCIGAGKLCDKGTVINDSHAEVLARRALLRYFIQEIESAHKSRPSIFVHAEAALEDDDCSSENRLVTGSPMKLRPGVSFHFFSSHTPCGDASIFPKDGGKRMAVDGNGIEPDAKRRKTNDNDNANDIHRTGAKCLSVETRQDPRLPGAAYHAVGAVRTKPGRGDRTLSVSCSDKLLRWCSSGIQGALLSLFVEPVYLSSLTIGGGCPYSESALRRAVIERANYSDDEDARSPSIPPLRLARSALEFEYAKHRVAIDCKPCPSSVVWWEDDYGDGVVGGTNVSGGRHEVLVNGRKQGATKKAVDGKATGSSALCKKSLIDACRHLLANDRDITYAQIKLQATSYRDRWTAVRRRLGFWTVKPEGLSDFT; from the exons ATG TACGAAAACTTCGCTGACCGGGTAGCTGGTTTATGTCTAGAGAAATTTGATCAGCTGCCGGGCAAAGGCAAACCGATGTCCGGTAAAGAGTGGACGCTCTTGTCCGGCGTTGTACAAGTAATTGATGACTTGGGTCCGCCGAAAGTCGTCTCACTGGCCACTGGCACTAAGTGTATTGGCGCCGGTAAGCTCTGCGATAAAGGCACTGTGATCAACGATAGTCATGCCGAG GTTTTGGCGCGCAGAGCTCTGTTGCGGTATTTCATCCAGGAAATCGAATCTGCTCACAAAAGCCGTCCGTCAATATTCGTGCATGCAGAAGCAGCACTTGAAGATGATGATTGTAGCTCAGAAAATCGTTTGGTTACCGGTAGTCCTATGAAGTTGCGACCCGGTGTGTCTTTTCACTTTTTCTCTAGTCACACGCCGTGTGGCGACGCGTCGATATTTCCAAAAGACGGAGGCAAACGGATGGCAGTGGATGGCAACGGCATAGAACCGGACGCAAAAAGACGGAAAACCAACGACAATGACAATGCCAATGACATACACAGGACAGGAGCTAAATGTCTGAGCGTAGAGACCAGGCAGGACCCTCGACTTCCAGGCGCGGCGTATCACGCAGTCGGAGCGGTCCGAACCAAGCCGGGTCGAGGAGACCGAACACTATCCGTCTCGTGTAGCGACAAATTGCTTAGGTGGTGCTCGTCGGGTATACAg ggAGCCTTGTTGTCACTGTTCGTCGAACCGGTATACTTGTCGTCGCTGACTATTGGCGGTGGTTGTCCGTACTCTGAATCGGCCTTACGTCGGGCCGTTATCGAAAGGGCAAACTACTCCGACGACGAAGACGCTCGATCGCCGTCAATCCCACCGCTACGGCTGGCGCGTTCTGCTTTGGAGTTCGAATACGCCAAACACCGAGTAGCCATAGACTGTAAGCCATGTCCGTCTAGTGTGGTATGGTGGGAAGACGATTACGGTGATGGAGTGGTAGGAGGCACGAACGTGTCAGGCGG TCGTCACGAAGTGTTGGTGAACGGTCGCAAACAGGGCGCGACGAAAAAGGCAGTAGACGGAAAGGCAACTGGTTCTTCAGCGCTGTGCAAAAAGTCGCTGATCGACGCGTGCCGGCATTTGTTGGCTAATGATAGAGATATCACTTACGCTCAGATAAAGTTACAGGCTACATCGTATCGTGATCGATGGACAGCTGTTAGGCGTCGGTTAGGTTTCTGGACGGTTAAACCAGAAGGTTTATCGGACTTTACGTGA
- the LOC114120922 gene encoding tRNA-specific adenosine deaminase 1 isoform X1 encodes MAKCQYENFADRVAGLCLEKFDQLPGKGKPMSGKEWTLLSGVVQVIDDLGPPKVVSLATGTKCIGAGKLCDKGTVINDSHAEVLARRALLRYFIQEIESAHKSRPSIFVHAEAALEDDDCSSENRLVTGSPMKLRPGVSFHFFSSHTPCGDASIFPKDGGKRMAVDGNGIEPDAKRRKTNDNDNANDIHRTGAKCLSVETRQDPRLPGAAYHAVGAVRTKPGRGDRTLSVSCSDKLLRWCSSGIQGALLSLFVEPVYLSSLTIGGGCPYSESALRRAVIERANYSDDEDARSPSIPPLRLARSALEFEYAKHRVAIDCKPCPSSVVWWEDDYGDGVVGGTNVSGGRHEVLVNGRKQGATKKAVDGKATGSSALCKKSLIDACRHLLANDRDITYAQIKLQATSYRDRWTAVRRRLGFWTVKPEGLSDFT; translated from the exons atgGCCAAGTGC CAGTACGAAAACTTCGCTGACCGGGTAGCTGGTTTATGTCTAGAGAAATTTGATCAGCTGCCGGGCAAAGGCAAACCGATGTCCGGTAAAGAGTGGACGCTCTTGTCCGGCGTTGTACAAGTAATTGATGACTTGGGTCCGCCGAAAGTCGTCTCACTGGCCACTGGCACTAAGTGTATTGGCGCCGGTAAGCTCTGCGATAAAGGCACTGTGATCAACGATAGTCATGCCGAG GTTTTGGCGCGCAGAGCTCTGTTGCGGTATTTCATCCAGGAAATCGAATCTGCTCACAAAAGCCGTCCGTCAATATTCGTGCATGCAGAAGCAGCACTTGAAGATGATGATTGTAGCTCAGAAAATCGTTTGGTTACCGGTAGTCCTATGAAGTTGCGACCCGGTGTGTCTTTTCACTTTTTCTCTAGTCACACGCCGTGTGGCGACGCGTCGATATTTCCAAAAGACGGAGGCAAACGGATGGCAGTGGATGGCAACGGCATAGAACCGGACGCAAAAAGACGGAAAACCAACGACAATGACAATGCCAATGACATACACAGGACAGGAGCTAAATGTCTGAGCGTAGAGACCAGGCAGGACCCTCGACTTCCAGGCGCGGCGTATCACGCAGTCGGAGCGGTCCGAACCAAGCCGGGTCGAGGAGACCGAACACTATCCGTCTCGTGTAGCGACAAATTGCTTAGGTGGTGCTCGTCGGGTATACAg ggAGCCTTGTTGTCACTGTTCGTCGAACCGGTATACTTGTCGTCGCTGACTATTGGCGGTGGTTGTCCGTACTCTGAATCGGCCTTACGTCGGGCCGTTATCGAAAGGGCAAACTACTCCGACGACGAAGACGCTCGATCGCCGTCAATCCCACCGCTACGGCTGGCGCGTTCTGCTTTGGAGTTCGAATACGCCAAACACCGAGTAGCCATAGACTGTAAGCCATGTCCGTCTAGTGTGGTATGGTGGGAAGACGATTACGGTGATGGAGTGGTAGGAGGCACGAACGTGTCAGGCGG TCGTCACGAAGTGTTGGTGAACGGTCGCAAACAGGGCGCGACGAAAAAGGCAGTAGACGGAAAGGCAACTGGTTCTTCAGCGCTGTGCAAAAAGTCGCTGATCGACGCGTGCCGGCATTTGTTGGCTAATGATAGAGATATCACTTACGCTCAGATAAAGTTACAGGCTACATCGTATCGTGATCGATGGACAGCTGTTAGGCGTCGGTTAGGTTTCTGGACGGTTAAACCAGAAGGTTTATCGGACTTTACGTGA
- the LOC114120919 gene encoding INO80 complex subunit E, with translation MCSGSPKMVANEETFDEASLAESNHKEQYKEMKRKLRLLVYENEIFQQTLKNTQRKLLKASRDKNALLDRLIQYEMVDLSSSDDELTESSDEGDSIKPEPKKRKEAPANNSSSGISKQSISPQRTTPTPAKKRKPSTPKVSKLAPMTLQSNESHSNNVLSATESSKTLTESKPGNNFSQHSLSTDMFNDTFSGKSESNSIYDMETSPNNIAEDMINVDSIGK, from the exons atg TGTTCGGGGAGCCCAAAGATGGTGGCCAACGAAGAAACGTTTGATGAAGCTAGTTTGGCCGAGTCTAATCACAAGGAACAATATAAAgaaatgaaaagaaaattgaGACTTTTGGTCTAT GAAAACGAAATCTTTCAACAAACCTTGAAAAACACCCAACGAAAACTACTAAAAGCATCACGAGACAAAAATGCTCTATTAGATAGGCTAATACAGTATGAAATGGTAGATCTCAGCAGTAGTGATGATGAACTAACTGAGTCATCAGACGAAGGCGATTCTATCAAGCCAGAACCTAAGAA GCGAAAAGAAGCACCGGCAAACAACTCTTCAAGTGGAATAAGTAAACAGTCTATTAGTCCCCAAAGAACTACTCCAACTCCAGCAAAAAAACGAAAACCTTCTACTCCAAAAGTTTCAAAGTTGGCACCAAtg acaCTTCAATCAAATGAATCTCATTCTAACAATGTATTGTCTGCTACTGAAAGTAGCAAAACATTGACCGAGTCAAAACCAGGAAATAATTTCAGTCAACACAGTTTATCAACGGACATGTTTAACGATACTTTTTCGGGTAAAAGTGAATCAAACAGCATATATGACATGGAAACATCTCCTAACAACATTGCTGAGGATATGATCAATGTGGACAGTataggaaaataa